In Helianthus annuus cultivar XRQ/B chromosome 8, HanXRQr2.0-SUNRISE, whole genome shotgun sequence, a single genomic region encodes these proteins:
- the LOC110870023 gene encoding uncharacterized protein LOC110870023 codes for MADRVNFDGRTSIMAWDWKTYPASNQESSELIECVWLAAATELQTFPDSWEWNNNSLQYVSVQDAKKWVTDASLSELNAEDNWVKWLPAKCNLFLWRAGLNRLPTVDALRRRNIHVDTAGFVLCVGSEETIDHIVAECLYSNGVWCGIARWCRIPPIFLFSVHDIHVIAEHSGYSQPKKEVIRGILVITLWRIWKARNEKVFRETNVSIVQVIADVKALSFLWFNSRRKGLEVSWEGWRSFDFNVM; via the coding sequence ATGGCGGACAGAGTAAATTTTGATGGGAGAACGAGTATTATGGCTTGGGATTGGAAGACATATCCAGCTTCGAATCAAGAGTCTTCGGAGTTAATAGAGTGCGTTTGGCTAGCTGCTGCAACGGAGCTTCAAACGTTTCCAGATTCGTGGGAATGGAACAACAACTCGCTGCAGTATGTGTCAGTCCAGGATGCGAAAAAATGGGTTACTGATGCAAGTCTATCGGAGCTGAATGCTGAGGACAATTGGGTGAAATGGCTTCCGGCAAAATGTAACCTTTTCTTATGGAGAGCTGGATTAAATCGGTTGCCTACGGTAGATGCTCTTCGAAGACGAAACATACACGTTGATACTGCAGGTTTTGTTTTATGTGTGGGTTCGGAAGAGACGATTGATCACATTGTTGCCGAGTGTTTGTACTCAAATGGTGTTTGGTGTGGTATCGCTAGGTGGTGCCGGATTCCGCCAATTTTTCTTTTTTCGGTTCATGACATCCATGTGATTGCGGAGCATTCGGGGTACTCGCAGCCTAAGAAAGAAGTCATTCGTGGTATTTTGGTGATTACGTTATGGCGCATTTGGAAGGCTAGAAACGAGAAAGTGTTTAGGGAGACGAATGTGTCCATCGTTCAAGTGATTGCGGATGTGAAGGCCCTTAGTTTTCTTTGGTTTAATAGTAGACGCAAGGGTCTTGAGGTGTCATGGGAGGGTTGGCGTTCTTTTGATTTTAATGTAATGTAA